The following coding sequences lie in one Mucilaginibacter sp. KACC 22773 genomic window:
- a CDS encoding CTP synthase, translating to MTKYIFVTGGVTSSLGKGIISASLAKLLQSRGYRVTIQKFDPYINIDPGTLNPYEHGECYVTEDGAETDLDLGHYERFLNTPTSKANNITTGRIYQNVINKEREGAFLGKTVQVVPHITDEIKRNFRILGESGDYDIVITELGGTVGDIESLPYIEAVRQFRWEIGSGNSLVIHLTLVPFLAAAGELKTKPTQHSVKMLLEYGIQPDVLVCRTEHHLNMDIRKKIALFCNVNINAVIESIDASTIYDVPLLMLKEQLDKTVLTKLKLSHKNEPSLDNWKDFLGRLKNPTADVRIALVGKYVELPDAYKSITEAFIHAGAAKECKVRVEYIPSESLTPENAIEKLKGMHGVLVAPGFGERGFEGKIEAIRYVRENNIPFFGICLGMQCAVVEFGRNVLGLENANSTEMNPDTRHPVIGMMEDQKNITNKGGTMRLGAYACELKKNSKAAAIYGKTSISERHRHRYEFNNVYLKQYEAAGLIPSGINPENNLVEVVELKNHPFFVGSQFHPELKSTVANPHPLFINFVAASLAYARKK from the coding sequence ATGACTAAATATATTTTTGTTACGGGTGGCGTTACCTCGTCGTTAGGAAAAGGTATTATCTCAGCCTCATTAGCCAAATTACTTCAATCGCGCGGTTATCGTGTCACAATCCAAAAGTTTGACCCCTATATCAATATTGATCCGGGAACGTTAAACCCATACGAGCATGGCGAATGCTACGTAACCGAGGATGGCGCCGAAACAGATTTAGACCTTGGTCATTACGAACGCTTTTTAAATACACCAACATCAAAAGCCAATAACATTACTACCGGCCGTATTTATCAAAATGTAATCAATAAAGAGCGTGAAGGTGCTTTTTTAGGTAAAACGGTACAAGTAGTACCACACATCACCGACGAAATTAAACGAAATTTCCGTATCCTTGGCGAAAGCGGTGATTACGATATCGTAATTACGGAATTGGGTGGTACTGTGGGTGACATCGAGTCATTGCCTTATATCGAGGCTGTACGCCAGTTCAGGTGGGAGATAGGTTCGGGTAACTCATTGGTTATTCACCTTACTTTGGTCCCTTTCCTTGCGGCCGCAGGCGAGTTAAAAACCAAGCCAACCCAGCACTCGGTAAAAATGCTGCTTGAATATGGCATTCAGCCCGATGTTTTGGTTTGCCGTACCGAGCATCACCTGAATATGGATATCCGAAAAAAAATCGCGCTTTTCTGTAACGTAAATATTAACGCGGTTATTGAATCTATTGATGCCTCAACTATTTACGATGTGCCTTTGCTGATGCTGAAAGAGCAACTGGATAAAACAGTACTTACCAAATTAAAATTATCGCACAAAAATGAACCGAGCCTGGATAACTGGAAAGATTTCCTGGGCCGCTTAAAAAATCCTACCGCAGATGTACGCATTGCCCTGGTAGGCAAATATGTAGAATTACCGGATGCCTATAAATCCATCACCGAAGCGTTCATTCACGCGGGCGCTGCCAAAGAGTGTAAGGTAAGGGTTGAATATATACCATCAGAAAGCCTGACGCCCGAAAACGCCATAGAAAAGCTTAAAGGCATGCACGGTGTGCTGGTTGCCCCTGGTTTTGGCGAACGTGGTTTTGAAGGTAAAATTGAAGCTATCCGTTATGTACGCGAAAACAACATACCTTTCTTTGGTATTTGTTTGGGCATGCAATGCGCGGTTGTTGAGTTTGGCCGCAATGTTTTGGGCCTTGAAAATGCCAACAGCACCGAGATGAACCCCGACACCAGGCACCCTGTTATTGGAATGATGGAAGATCAAAAAAACATCACCAATAAAGGAGGCACCATGCGCCTGGGGGCCTATGCCTGCGAGTTGAAAAAGAACAGTAAGGCTGCTGCTATATATGGTAAAACCAGTATATCCGAAAGGCACCGTCACCGTTACGAGTTTAATAACGTGTACTTGAAACAGTACGAAGCAGCCGGTTTGATACCTTCTGGAATTAACCCCGAGAATAACCTGGTGGAGGTTGTAGAGTTAAAAAATCACCCGTTTTTTGTGGGCTCGCAATTTCATCCCGAATTAAAATCAACAGTTGCAAATCCGCACCCACTTTTTATTAACTTTGTCGCCGCTTCACTGGCTTATGCCCGTAAGAAATAA
- a CDS encoding chitinase codes for MKSIILSSKLLFVAASTMIISSVSCGGSIGDKKIQDTAAIVTTAPKASISSILTEKQFNELFPQRNKFYTYAAFIKAANELGLVKVKVSRRAVSVYQFIRTNKKTGKDSVARQDADWNEEWAKKKPDSVFTVDYGDFCTASAADINKKELAAFFAQIAHETRHGMNGSYTDGLMLIHEDNTSNVYISDSDEYPAVKGKKYYGRGPMQLSYNGNYGFASNIIFGNSKILLNNPELVEQDPVIAFKAAIYFWMTPETHKPSAHDVMTGKWQPTANDKANGRTTPGFGMTINIVNGDVECGKGDNFGMADRIGFYQFFLKKLGITDANCACSCATMKPYKY; via the coding sequence ATGAAATCGATCATATTATCATCTAAGCTATTGTTTGTTGCCGCCAGCACCATGATTATATCATCTGTTAGCTGCGGCGGCAGCATCGGGGATAAAAAAATTCAGGATACTGCCGCAATAGTTACAACTGCACCTAAGGCATCTATCAGCAGCATACTTACCGAGAAACAGTTCAATGAGCTTTTCCCACAACGTAATAAATTTTATACTTATGCCGCATTTATTAAAGCGGCTAATGAATTGGGGCTGGTTAAAGTAAAGGTATCCCGCAGGGCCGTGTCGGTTTATCAATTCATCCGCACCAACAAAAAAACAGGTAAAGATTCTGTTGCCCGCCAGGATGCCGACTGGAATGAAGAATGGGCGAAAAAGAAACCCGATAGTGTGTTTACCGTTGACTATGGCGACTTCTGCACTGCCTCGGCAGCCGATATCAACAAAAAAGAACTGGCGGCATTTTTTGCACAAATAGCCCACGAAACGCGCCACGGCATGAACGGGAGTTATACCGACGGATTGATGTTGATACACGAAGACAATACATCAAACGTGTATATATCCGACAGCGACGAATATCCTGCGGTTAAAGGGAAAAAATACTACGGCCGCGGCCCCATGCAATTAAGTTATAACGGAAACTATGGTTTTGCCTCGAACATTATTTTTGGCAACTCAAAAATATTGCTCAACAACCCCGAATTGGTAGAGCAAGACCCGGTAATAGCTTTTAAAGCCGCCATATATTTTTGGATGACCCCCGAAACCCATAAGCCATCGGCCCATGATGTGATGACCGGCAAATGGCAACCGACAGCTAATGATAAAGCAAACGGCCGTACAACACCCGGCTTTGGCATGACAATCAACATTGTTAATGGCGACGTAGAATGCGGTAAAGGCGATAACTTCGGCATGGCAGATCGTATTGGTTTTTACCAGTTCTTTTTAAAGAAGCTTGGCATCACCGATGCAAATTGCGCCTGTTCATGTGCTACAATGAAGCCGTATAAATATTAA
- a CDS encoding ABC transporter permease, whose translation MLFLKLFGESFLFAFDALKQNKTRTTLSLLGVTIGIFTIIAVFSAVDTLRNNLQNSVNKLGNNSIYVEKWPWVGGSDFPWWKYLRRPVPKLKDFNELSRRSQTAEALSYEISVDNRTIKYKSNTVDGAQIDAASQDHNKTWNFDFAEGRYFTGMESKTGAPITDIGFDIAQNLFPAGDAIGKQIKVMGRYVTVVGVFSKQGKDMLGISTDKEVLLPLNFAHNLVDIQAENYHPSIIVRGKDGIPTDDVESEIRGLMRSIRSLRPGVEDNFALNRTTMLTQQLDSVFKVLNTGGAIIGLFSMLVGGFGIANIMFVSVKERTNIIGIQKSLGAKNYFILLQFLIESVSLCLMGGLIGLLFVYFLTFGIKAVFDVQVILGASNIITGLSFSLITGVLSGIIPAYFASVLDPVEAIRTN comes from the coding sequence ATGCTGTTTTTAAAACTTTTCGGGGAAAGCTTTTTGTTTGCTTTTGATGCACTAAAACAAAACAAAACCCGCACAACACTTTCGTTGTTAGGTGTAACCATTGGCATATTTACCATTATAGCCGTATTTTCGGCAGTTGATACACTGCGTAACAACCTGCAAAACAGCGTTAATAAGTTAGGCAACAACAGTATTTACGTTGAAAAATGGCCTTGGGTAGGCGGCAGCGATTTTCCGTGGTGGAAATACTTGCGCAGGCCGGTACCCAAGCTTAAAGATTTTAATGAACTGTCGCGCCGTAGCCAAACCGCCGAAGCTTTGTCTTACGAGATAAGCGTTGACAACCGTACCATTAAATATAAAAGCAATACCGTTGATGGCGCCCAGATTGATGCGGCATCGCAAGATCACAACAAAACCTGGAATTTTGATTTTGCGGAAGGACGGTATTTTACCGGGATGGAATCAAAAACAGGTGCCCCGATAACCGATATAGGTTTCGATATAGCCCAAAACCTTTTCCCGGCCGGTGATGCAATTGGCAAACAGATAAAAGTAATGGGCCGCTATGTTACGGTAGTTGGTGTGTTTTCAAAACAAGGTAAGGACATGCTGGGCATATCTACCGATAAAGAAGTTTTATTGCCACTAAATTTTGCGCATAACCTGGTTGATATCCAGGCCGAAAATTATCACCCATCCATCATTGTGCGGGGTAAAGATGGTATCCCTACCGATGATGTTGAAAGCGAGATAAGGGGCCTCATGCGTTCAATCAGGAGCTTAAGGCCTGGTGTCGAAGATAATTTTGCGCTTAACCGTACCACCATGCTAACCCAGCAATTGGATAGTGTTTTTAAAGTTTTAAACACCGGCGGGGCTATAATAGGTTTATTTTCGATGCTGGTTGGCGGGTTTGGTATAGCCAACATCATGTTTGTATCGGTAAAGGAGCGCACAAATATTATAGGCATCCAAAAATCATTGGGTGCTAAAAACTATTTCATATTATTACAGTTCTTAATTGAATCCGTATCGCTTTGCCTCATGGGTGGGTTAATAGGCCTGTTATTTGTATATTTTTTAACGTTTGGTATTAAAGCTGTATTTGATGTGCAGGTGATACTTGGGGCTTCAAATATTATAACAGGTTTAAGCTTCTCGCTGATAACAGGTGTTTTATCAGGGATAATTCCGGCTTATTTTGCATCGGTACTAGACCCTGTTGAAGCAATACGGACTAACTAA
- a CDS encoding cob(I)yrinic acid a,c-diamide adenosyltransferase, whose translation MKIYTKTGDKGFTSLIGGTRVAKYHLRIESYGTVDELNSYIGLIRDQDIASHDKEILKQIQDRLFTIGSSLAADPERSKMVIPDLHMEDVELLEKEMDSMNEQLPELRHFILPGGSNAISFCHIARCICRRAERITVELATGSTVDEKVNIYLNRLSDYLFTLARKIGYDNKVPENQWIPRI comes from the coding sequence ATGAAGATATATACTAAAACAGGAGATAAAGGGTTTACATCACTAATAGGTGGTACCCGGGTAGCTAAATACCATTTGCGGATTGAAAGCTATGGAACTGTTGATGAGCTAAACTCATACATTGGCCTTATCCGCGATCAGGATATTGCCAGCCATGATAAGGAAATATTGAAGCAGATACAGGACAGGTTGTTTACAATAGGCTCCTCTCTGGCAGCAGACCCCGAACGGTCAAAAATGGTGATACCTGATTTGCATATGGAAGATGTGGAGTTACTTGAAAAAGAAATGGACAGCATGAATGAACAATTGCCCGAGCTGCGTCATTTTATTTTACCGGGTGGCAGTAATGCCATTTCGTTTTGCCATATTGCAAGATGTATATGCAGGCGTGCCGAGCGGATAACCGTTGAACTGGCCACCGGGAGTACAGTAGACGAAAAAGTGAATATTTACCTGAACAGGCTGAGCGACTACCTGTTTACTTTGGCCCGCAAAATTGGATATGATAATAAAGTGCCTGAGAATCAATGGATACCGAGAATTTGA
- the yidC gene encoding membrane protein insertase YidC: MDKNTFTGLFLIMAIIAGSIYFLKPNEAELKKERLVQHQDSVKKGLLNKTNTPVAAKFDTAKAVVKTVADSATLKSPFGAASVGSEKLITIENQELLVKLNTKGGKVASVELKNYKTFDKKPLVLFSGDKDHFGLNFNVGAKNINTDEYYFTPSGTDLKVAEKDSASITLRLSYSPTQYIDYIYSLKGTGFKLGLTIKPTGLDGVMANSSNLNLNWAASLHKQEKDMKQERQYTTVYYYNTDGDVDYLSETKDDQKEVSDKKMTWVAFKQHFFSDALVAKNGISKSNFAAVTDVADTTDVRQMKADLTLVRSADGSVPLEFYFGPNRYSTLKAQGSDLQKLVNLGWGPLKYINQFAVLPLFNFLNQFNWNYGLIILILTIALKLVLSPLTYKSYLSMAKMRVLKPEMDEIKAKVGEDNPTLLQQEYLKLYKKAGVNPLGGCLPLVIQMPIVIAFFKFFPSLFELRGQSFLWMHDLSTYDSVIKFAPIMGVDHISLMCLLMTISTLIYTYFNNQISGATGQMKYIGYITPLIFLITLNSYPSGLNYYYFLANMLTFLQQYLIKFMVDDKKIHAQIQENKKKPEEKKKKSGFQARMEEMMKNQQQAKK, encoded by the coding sequence ATGGATAAAAATACTTTCACAGGATTATTCCTGATTATGGCTATCATAGCCGGCTCAATTTATTTTTTAAAGCCGAATGAAGCCGAATTGAAAAAAGAGCGCCTGGTGCAACACCAGGATTCGGTAAAAAAGGGCTTGCTTAATAAAACAAATACGCCTGTGGCCGCTAAGTTTGATACCGCTAAAGCCGTGGTTAAAACTGTGGCCGATTCTGCAACTTTAAAAAGCCCCTTCGGCGCGGCATCTGTAGGCAGCGAGAAGCTTATCACTATAGAAAACCAGGAATTATTAGTTAAACTGAATACCAAAGGTGGTAAAGTAGCATCTGTTGAGTTAAAAAATTATAAAACCTTTGATAAAAAGCCGCTGGTATTGTTTAGTGGCGATAAAGATCATTTTGGTTTAAACTTTAACGTTGGCGCTAAAAACATCAATACCGACGAGTATTATTTTACCCCAAGTGGAACCGATTTAAAAGTAGCCGAAAAAGATTCGGCTTCCATTACCCTGCGTTTAAGCTACAGTCCAACACAGTATATTGATTATATATACAGCTTGAAAGGTACCGGTTTTAAATTAGGCCTTACCATTAAGCCAACCGGCCTTGATGGCGTTATGGCCAATAGCAGCAACCTTAACCTGAACTGGGCCGCCAGCCTGCACAAACAGGAAAAAGATATGAAACAGGAACGCCAGTATACAACTGTTTACTACTATAATACAGATGGCGATGTTGATTATTTGAGCGAGACCAAGGACGACCAAAAAGAGGTTAGTGATAAAAAGATGACCTGGGTTGCTTTTAAACAGCATTTTTTCTCTGATGCGCTGGTGGCTAAAAATGGGATAAGCAAATCAAATTTTGCAGCAGTAACCGATGTAGCCGATACTACGGATGTAAGGCAGATGAAAGCCGATTTAACCTTAGTGCGCTCGGCCGATGGCAGCGTTCCCCTGGAGTTTTATTTTGGTCCTAACCGCTATTCAACGCTTAAGGCACAGGGCTCAGATTTACAAAAATTGGTTAACCTGGGCTGGGGCCCGTTAAAATATATCAACCAGTTTGCTGTGTTGCCGTTGTTTAACTTCCTGAACCAATTTAACTGGAACTATGGGTTAATCATTTTGATACTGACAATTGCCCTTAAGCTGGTATTATCGCCGCTTACTTACAAATCATACCTGTCGATGGCTAAAATGCGTGTGCTGAAGCCCGAGATGGATGAAATAAAGGCAAAGGTAGGAGAGGATAACCCAACACTTTTACAACAGGAATACCTTAAGCTTTACAAAAAAGCGGGAGTAAACCCATTGGGTGGCTGTTTGCCGTTAGTGATACAGATGCCAATTGTTATCGCCTTTTTTAAGTTTTTCCCAAGCTTATTTGAACTGCGCGGACAAAGCTTTTTATGGATGCATGATTTATCAACGTATGATTCGGTAATTAAATTTGCCCCCATTATGGGTGTCGACCACATCAGTTTGATGTGTTTGCTGATGACCATTTCTACATTGATATACACTTATTTTAATAACCAGATATCGGGGGCTACCGGGCAAATGAAATATATCGGCTACATTACGCCGCTTATATTCCTGATTACCTTGAATAGCTATCCTTCAGGTTTGAATTATTACTACTTCCTGGCCAACATGCTTACATTTTTACAGCAATACCTGATTAAATTCATGGTTGATGATAAAAAAATTCATGCCCAAATCCAGGAAAACAAAAAGAAACCCGAGGAAAAGAAAAAGAAATCAGGTTTCCAGGCCCGTATGGAAGAGATGATGAAAAATCAACAACAAGCTAAGAAATAG
- a CDS encoding 2-C-methyl-D-erythritol 4-phosphate cytidylyltransferase → MTEANLLSQISNLKSKYAIIVAGGSGTRMQTAVPKQFLLINGLPVLMHTMLAFYNSGVNPDIVLVLHPDFHAYWHELCKKHDFSIPHLLVAGGETRFHSVKYGLNAICSDDDDLIAVHDAVRLLTSASIIQTSYNHAHEHGNAVTAVKSRDSVRQGTADKSVSLLRDDIYLVQTPQTFKAGLLRKAYEQAFSPKFTDDASVVEQIGIDIQLTEGSYENIKITFPEDIAIAALLLSKKATG, encoded by the coding sequence ATGACCGAAGCCAATCTCCTATCTCAAATTTCAAATCTCAAATCTAAATATGCTATTATAGTAGCCGGGGGCTCGGGTACCCGTATGCAGACTGCCGTGCCAAAACAATTTCTTTTGATTAATGGTTTGCCTGTACTAATGCATACTATGCTGGCATTTTACAATTCCGGCGTTAATCCAGATATCGTTCTTGTTCTTCATCCCGATTTTCATGCGTACTGGCATGAGTTGTGCAAAAAACACGATTTCAGCATTCCCCACCTATTGGTCGCCGGCGGCGAAACACGCTTTCATTCTGTAAAATACGGATTGAACGCTATTTGTAGTGACGATGACGATTTAATTGCCGTGCATGACGCCGTTCGGCTGCTCACCAGCGCTTCTATCATCCAAACATCATACAACCATGCCCATGAGCATGGCAACGCGGTAACAGCCGTTAAAAGCCGCGATTCTGTAAGGCAGGGCACTGCCGATAAATCGGTAAGTTTATTACGGGATGACATTTACCTGGTTCAAACGCCCCAAACCTTTAAAGCCGGCTTGTTAAGAAAAGCTTATGAACAGGCCTTCAGCCCTAAATTTACTGATGATGCCAGCGTTGTTGAACAAATCGGCATTGATATTCAACTTACTGAGGGCAGTTATGAAAACATTAAAATTACATTCCCTGAAGACATCGCGATAGCAGCATTGCTTTTAAGCAAAAAAGCCACCGGGTAG
- a CDS encoding DUF2795 domain-containing protein — protein sequence MYWTLELASHLEDAPWPATKDELIDYAIRSGAPVEVIENLQALEDDGEPYENIEEIWPDYPTKDDFFFNEDEY from the coding sequence ATGTATTGGACACTTGAACTTGCATCGCATCTTGAAGATGCACCATGGCCCGCAACAAAAGATGAATTAATTGATTACGCTATCCGTTCCGGAGCTCCTGTTGAGGTGATTGAAAACCTGCAGGCATTGGAAGATGATGGTGAACCGTACGAAAATATAGAAGAGATATGGCCGGATTACCCGACCAAAGATGATTTCTTTTTTAACGAAGACGAATACTAA
- the queA gene encoding tRNA preQ1(34) S-adenosylmethionine ribosyltransferase-isomerase QueA translates to MKLSQFKFNLPESLIAHNPSATRDEARLMVLHKDSGKIEHKIFKDVLDYFDDKDVMILNNTKVFPARLYGNKEKTGATIEVFLLRELNKELRLWDVLVDPARKIRVGNKLYFGDDDLLIAEVVDNTTSRGRTIRFLFDGTDEEFRRNVEILGETPLPKYIKRKATAEDKERYQTIFAKHEGAVAAPTAGLHFSRELMKRLELKGVDFAEVTLHVGLGTFRPVEVEDLTKHKMDSEQFIIEQKQADIVNRGIERKARICAVGTTSMRAIESAVSAGKTLKAANDWTSKFIFPPYDFSIANSMITNFHTPESTLLMMVSAFGGYEHVMNAYEVAVKEKYRFYSYGDAMLII, encoded by the coding sequence ATGAAATTATCTCAATTTAAATTCAATTTACCAGAGTCACTAATTGCACACAACCCATCAGCTACCCGCGACGAAGCGCGTTTAATGGTATTACACAAGGATTCTGGCAAAATTGAGCATAAAATATTTAAAGACGTACTTGATTATTTTGACGATAAGGATGTAATGATCCTTAACAATACTAAAGTATTCCCTGCCCGTTTGTATGGAAATAAAGAAAAAACAGGCGCTACCATTGAAGTTTTTTTATTACGCGAACTAAACAAAGAACTACGCTTATGGGATGTACTAGTTGATCCGGCCCGTAAAATACGTGTAGGTAATAAATTATATTTTGGCGATGACGATTTGTTAATTGCCGAAGTTGTTGACAATACCACTTCGCGTGGCCGTACCATTCGCTTTTTATTTGATGGAACCGACGAGGAATTCCGCCGCAATGTGGAGATCCTGGGCGAAACACCGCTGCCAAAATACATTAAGCGTAAAGCTACTGCCGAAGATAAAGAACGCTACCAAACTATTTTTGCCAAACACGAAGGCGCAGTTGCAGCCCCTACTGCAGGTTTGCACTTCAGCCGCGAGCTGATGAAACGCCTTGAGCTAAAAGGCGTTGATTTTGCTGAAGTTACCCTTCACGTAGGTTTAGGAACTTTTCGCCCGGTTGAGGTTGAGGACTTAACCAAGCACAAAATGGATTCAGAACAATTCATTATCGAGCAAAAACAAGCCGACATTGTAAACCGCGGTATTGAGCGCAAAGCACGGATATGCGCTGTTGGTACCACATCAATGCGCGCCATCGAATCGGCGGTATCTGCAGGTAAAACACTTAAAGCTGCCAACGACTGGACCAGCAAATTCATTTTCCCTCCGTACGATTTTAGCATTGCAAACTCCATGATCACCAACTTCCACACGCCAGAATCAACCCTGTTGATGATGGTATCGGCATTTGGCGGTTACGAACATGTAATGAACGCTTACGAAGTTGCTGTTAAAGAAAAATACCGCTTTTACAGCTATGGTGATGCCATGCTGATTATATAA
- a CDS encoding lmo0937 family membrane protein, giving the protein MRGLLYIIAVILVIGWLFGFFFGHAGNLIHILLVIAIIALLLGVIRRA; this is encoded by the coding sequence ATGAGAGGCTTATTGTACATTATCGCGGTTATCCTGGTAATAGGATGGCTATTCGGCTTTTTCTTTGGGCATGCCGGAAATTTAATTCACATACTTTTGGTAATAGCCATTATAGCTTTACTATTAGGCGTAATCAGGCGGGCTTAA
- a CDS encoding DUF3347 domain-containing protein, with amino-acid sequence MKIVNSIFIVAVLVAAQACNQPVKQQEAVKADTAAVKVVDAKIADTANTAQVFSAYIALKNEFLKSNIAGIKAAASVLESKLIGIKGCSETATLTNKMVTTDDIKDQRAAFLTLSNDVIALVKGSKIKTTAIYVDFCPMADAGKGGYWLSLDKKIANPYFPEHMRECGLVKEQLN; translated from the coding sequence ATGAAAATTGTAAACAGTATTTTTATTGTTGCCGTGCTGGTAGCTGCACAGGCATGTAACCAACCAGTAAAGCAGCAGGAGGCTGTTAAAGCCGATACTGCCGCTGTTAAAGTTGTAGATGCAAAAATTGCAGATACTGCCAATACGGCCCAGGTGTTTTCTGCTTACATTGCGCTTAAAAATGAATTTCTTAAATCAAATATAGCAGGGATTAAAGCTGCGGCTTCGGTACTTGAAAGTAAGCTTATTGGCATTAAAGGTTGTTCAGAAACCGCTACGCTCACTAATAAAATGGTAACAACCGATGATATAAAAGATCAACGTGCAGCCTTTTTAACGCTGAGTAATGATGTGATTGCCCTTGTTAAAGGAAGTAAGATAAAAACAACAGCTATCTACGTTGATTTTTGCCCTATGGCTGATGCCGGTAAAGGCGGCTATTGGTTATCGCTCGATAAGAAAATTGCAAATCCATACTTTCCCGAACATATGAGAGAGTGCGGATTGGTGAAGGAGCAGCTGAATTAA
- a CDS encoding sensor histidine kinase: MIKPSVPENENERLAALNSYQILDTLPERAFDEITLIASEICQTPISLVSLIDNDRQWFKSNKGLEVTQTPKELAFCAHAILEPKEVMVVADAQIDERFADNPLVTGSPQVVFYTGVPLINPDGYALGTLCVIDHKARQLNNAQIIALKALANQVVAQLELKKKVNELNTTRLQLEESNQHLEKFAIMAAHDIRNPLTNILLTGQVLKDRFKDKLDEKGNKFLDIINASSYKLISFLEKMLDYSKSSKVLMQNREEVEVMSLLDEVLKLVNIPAAFTVNISSRPVKITTSVVAFEQIMANLINNAIRYNNKPKGIIQIEFTADNWFYTFAITDNGIGIAPENYTKIFEPMTTLGVKDRFDVQGSGVGLSTVKSLVEALGGTIKVNSVIDEFTTFTFTLKR, encoded by the coding sequence ATGATAAAACCCTCTGTTCCGGAAAATGAAAATGAGCGCCTCGCCGCTTTAAACTCCTACCAAATTCTGGACACTTTGCCCGAGCGGGCTTTTGATGAAATTACGCTCATCGCTTCCGAAATTTGTCAAACGCCTATCTCGTTAGTTAGCTTAATTGATAACGACAGGCAATGGTTTAAATCAAACAAAGGCCTGGAGGTTACCCAAACGCCTAAAGAACTTGCTTTTTGTGCTCATGCCATTTTGGAACCCAAAGAAGTAATGGTGGTTGCCGATGCGCAAATTGATGAACGATTTGCAGATAATCCACTGGTAACAGGTTCGCCACAGGTTGTTTTTTATACAGGTGTGCCGCTGATTAATCCGGATGGCTATGCCCTGGGCACCCTTTGCGTTATTGACCATAAAGCCCGCCAGCTCAATAACGCGCAAATAATTGCTCTTAAAGCCTTGGCGAACCAGGTGGTGGCGCAGCTTGAACTTAAAAAGAAAGTTAATGAACTTAACACAACCAGGCTCCAACTGGAAGAATCAAACCAACATCTTGAAAAATTTGCCATAATGGCGGCTCATGATATCCGCAACCCGCTCACCAATATTTTGCTTACCGGGCAAGTATTAAAAGATAGATTTAAAGATAAGCTTGATGAAAAAGGCAATAAATTCCTGGATATTATCAATGCATCTTCCTATAAATTGATCTCGTTCCTCGAAAAGATGCTCGACTATTCCAAATCAAGCAAAGTGCTGATGCAGAACAGGGAGGAAGTTGAGGTAATGAGCCTGTTAGATGAAGTACTTAAACTGGTGAACATACCAGCTGCTTTTACTGTTAACATATCATCGCGGCCTGTTAAAATTACCACATCGGTTGTTGCGTTTGAACAGATCATGGCTAACCTGATTAATAACGCTATCCGTTATAACAACAAACCTAAGGGCATTATACAGATTGAATTTACAGCCGATAACTGGTTTTACACTTTTGCTATTACCGACAATGGCATAGGCATTGCTCCGGAAAATTACACCAAAATATTTGAACCCATGACCACACTGGGCGTTAAAGACAGGTTTGACGTACAGGGTTCGGGTGTTGGATTAAGTACCGTAAAAAGCCTGGTTGAGGCATTGGGCGGCACTATAAAGGTTAACTCGGTTATTGATGAGTTTACGACGTTTACATTTACGCTTAAAAGGTAA